One Candidatus Niyogibacteria bacterium genomic region harbors:
- a CDS encoding PxxKW family cysteine-rich protein gives MSLNQVFAATPKPVVAECEGCGEQEGGFCKRYSDPGALWALGSCPMHSGLLAQARERAAAKQVGRKVNPIKASKRAAGKK, from the coding sequence ATGAGTCTGAACCAGGTGTTCGCGGCGACACCGAAGCCGGTGGTCGCCGAGTGCGAAGGTTGCGGGGAGCAGGAGGGCGGTTTCTGCAAACGCTACTCCGACCCCGGCGCGCTGTGGGCTTTGGGTTCTTGTCCGATGCATAGCGGTTTGTTGGCACAGGCAAGAGAGCGGGCTGCTGCAAAGCAAGTGGGGCGGAAGGTGAACCCCATTAAGGCCTCAAAGCGCGCTGCTGGAAAGAAGTAG